In Nitrospirota bacterium, the following proteins share a genomic window:
- the amrA gene encoding AmmeMemoRadiSam system protein A, with translation MHLLVKLAKDTIERYIKDGIITSPPEELTEEMKEKAGVFVSLKKHGSLRGCIGTFAPTMQSVAEEIIQNAISAATKDPRFLPVQEDELDELTYSVDVLSTPEKISSHAELDPKRYGIIVKKGWKRGLLLPDLEGVNTVEEQLYIAKQKAGIHPDEEDVELYRFEVKRYR, from the coding sequence ATGCACCTATTAGTCAAACTTGCAAAAGATACGATAGAAAGATACATCAAGGATGGAATAATTACAAGCCCACCCGAAGAACTTACAGAAGAAATGAAGGAAAAGGCAGGTGTCTTTGTGTCTTTAAAGAAGCATGGTTCATTAAGGGGATGTATTGGGACATTTGCACCGACCATGCAATCAGTAGCAGAAGAAATTATACAAAATGCTATAAGCGCAGCCACAAAGGACCCGAGATTCCTTCCTGTGCAGGAGGATGAACTGGATGAACTGACATACTCTGTGGATGTATTATCCACACCAGAGAAAATCTCAAGCCATGCAGAGCTCGACCCAAAGAGATATGGGATTATTGTAAAAAAAGGCTGGAAAAGAGGACTCCTTCTGCCTGACCTCGAAGGAGTTAATACAGTAGAAGAACAGCTTTATATTGCTAAACAAAAAGCTGGCATCCATCCTGATGAAGAAGATGTAGAGTTATACAGATTTGAGGTAAAGAGGTATAGATAA